One Schlesneria paludicola DSM 18645 DNA segment encodes these proteins:
- a CDS encoding GspE/PulE/PilB domain-containing protein, giving the protein MTIDVYKDWLGIPEGPRPPDHYQLLRLVQFEDDVEKIRKNYKKLNAHVRKYATGQYSNQSQALLNELAKAMLCLTDEELKVEYDRSQGRVVDDRDESGRRPMTSYLLDEGVITAEQARNAIAHAERTGLTVRDAIVQLKIVDQETAARAFASELGRSYVDLGDLVPENDAMDMVPKNVVRRHNCLPLFIDEAAVVVACADEPDAELEDEIRLRFGKPIRPVIASGKAINQAIVANYAEGMRKEVAEPAKSKSSKSTATVAAVKAAKPKKEKREFSDDEKAQRKQLGLVLMCWALITPALLDTFLLWDKFWRYIMPQSLDWLPVSMLLVGVPLSALFYFTHVKQN; this is encoded by the coding sequence GTGACGATCGACGTCTACAAAGATTGGCTCGGCATTCCCGAAGGTCCGCGGCCACCCGATCACTATCAGCTATTGCGACTCGTGCAGTTCGAAGACGACGTCGAGAAGATTCGCAAAAACTACAAGAAACTGAACGCCCATGTTCGCAAGTACGCAACGGGCCAGTATTCGAACCAGTCGCAGGCCCTGCTGAATGAACTCGCCAAGGCAATGTTGTGCCTGACCGACGAAGAACTGAAGGTCGAGTACGATCGCAGCCAGGGACGGGTTGTCGATGATCGTGACGAATCGGGGCGTCGCCCCATGACGTCGTACCTGCTTGATGAAGGTGTGATTACCGCCGAGCAGGCACGGAATGCCATTGCGCACGCTGAGCGCACCGGCCTGACAGTCCGTGATGCCATTGTCCAGTTGAAGATTGTGGATCAGGAAACCGCCGCGCGGGCGTTTGCCAGCGAACTGGGACGTTCCTACGTCGATTTGGGTGACTTGGTTCCTGAAAATGACGCGATGGACATGGTGCCAAAAAATGTCGTCCGTCGCCATAACTGCTTACCGCTGTTCATTGACGAAGCAGCCGTTGTCGTAGCCTGCGCCGACGAACCCGATGCCGAACTGGAAGACGAGATCCGCTTGCGATTCGGCAAGCCGATTCGTCCCGTCATCGCGTCTGGAAAAGCAATCAACCAGGCGATCGTCGCGAATTACGCCGAAGGAATGCGGAAAGAAGTCGCCGAGCCCGCCAAATCCAAGAGCAGCAAAAGTACGGCCACAGTCGCTGCCGTTAAGGCCGCAAAACCAAAGAAAGAAAAACGCGAGTTTTCGGATGACGAGAAAGCCCAGCGGAAGCAATTGGGCCTCGTGCTGATGTGCTGGGCGCTGATCACCCCCGCGCTACTCGACACTTTCCTGCTTTGGGACAAGTTCTGGCGGTACATTATGCCACAAAGCCTGGATTGGCTGCCGGTTTCGATGCTGCTCGTCGGCGTCCCCCTGAGCGCCCTCTTCTATTTCACCCACGTCAAGCAAAACTGA
- a CDS encoding Hsp70 family protein, translating to MKFIAGQTVGIDLGTTYSSIAQLTKDGQPFSLLNADGRNITPSVVLLGEDGQIVVGPSFERISQESPDHIVEAVKRQMGNKDYFVVYQNKKLTSEFISALILKKLKQDGEKAIGPIANAVITVPYYFNDVRRKATQDAGRIAGLNVVDIINEPTAATLAYAWMKGELGRSDLKQDSKTILVYDLGGGTFDVTVVRYTPTQFRVLATDGDVMLGGIDWTKRITDHVAEQFFRKFGDDPRSDEEAIRNFAVECEDAKRALSTKPQTSLSVYFKGKTLTLQFTRKDFERMTADLLQRTRDTTELVLQQAGVEPKVLDEVVLVGGSTYMPSVEAMLVEVCQRTPSRELRPEEAVAQGAAIHAAILEARESRGIAGLSDLVTARLRSVKTNDVNSHSLGVKVSSPEDRTRKINHVMIPRNSSIPFSISQRFVTNSANQKTIHVYILEGDASDPDACTQIGDFRIVDLPPNLPAGSPVEVTYSYDSNGRIHAAAKELTGNRIATTEIVRDSGLTDNNVNDFELLARDYHVE from the coding sequence ATGAAATTCATTGCAGGCCAAACTGTCGGCATCGACCTGGGAACAACCTACTCCTCGATCGCACAACTCACTAAGGATGGCCAACCCTTCTCTTTGCTGAATGCCGATGGGCGCAATATCACCCCATCCGTCGTGCTGTTGGGTGAAGACGGACAAATCGTCGTCGGCCCATCCTTCGAACGCATCTCACAAGAATCGCCCGATCATATTGTCGAAGCCGTCAAACGCCAGATGGGCAACAAAGACTACTTCGTGGTCTATCAGAACAAGAAATTGACGTCGGAATTCATTTCCGCCCTCATCCTGAAAAAGCTGAAACAGGATGGAGAGAAGGCCATTGGTCCGATCGCCAATGCCGTCATTACCGTTCCCTACTACTTCAACGACGTACGCCGCAAGGCCACCCAGGATGCAGGCCGGATCGCCGGCCTGAACGTCGTCGACATCATCAATGAACCCACCGCCGCCACGCTGGCATACGCCTGGATGAAAGGCGAACTCGGCAGATCGGATCTCAAACAGGACTCCAAAACGATCCTCGTTTACGACCTCGGGGGTGGTACGTTTGACGTAACTGTCGTGCGATACACGCCAACCCAGTTCCGCGTGCTGGCCACCGACGGCGATGTGATGCTGGGAGGTATCGACTGGACAAAACGGATTACCGATCACGTCGCCGAACAATTCTTCCGCAAATTCGGCGATGACCCCCGTAGTGATGAAGAAGCCATCCGTAACTTTGCGGTGGAATGCGAAGACGCCAAGCGGGCACTCAGTACGAAACCTCAAACGTCGTTGTCGGTGTACTTCAAGGGGAAGACGCTCACGCTGCAGTTTACGCGTAAAGACTTCGAACGCATGACGGCGGACCTGCTGCAACGCACACGCGACACGACGGAACTGGTGCTGCAACAGGCCGGCGTCGAACCGAAAGTGCTCGACGAAGTGGTTCTGGTCGGTGGTTCGACTTATATGCCGTCTGTCGAAGCGATGCTCGTGGAAGTCTGTCAACGAACTCCGTCACGTGAACTGCGTCCCGAAGAAGCCGTGGCACAGGGGGCCGCCATTCACGCCGCGATTCTGGAAGCGCGCGAAAGCCGGGGGATTGCCGGCCTGAGCGACTTGGTCACCGCTCGTTTGCGTTCCGTCAAAACGAATGACGTGAATTCACACTCGCTGGGAGTCAAGGTTTCCAGCCCAGAAGACCGGACGCGAAAAATCAATCACGTCATGATTCCCCGCAACTCGTCCATTCCGTTCAGCATTAGCCAACGGTTTGTCACCAACTCGGCGAATCAGAAAACGATCCACGTCTATATCTTGGAAGGGGATGCCAGCGATCCAGATGCCTGTACGCAAATTGGCGATTTCCGAATCGTCGACCTGCCGCCCAATCTGCCCGCTGGCTCGCCCGTCGAAGTGACGTATAGCTACGATTCGAATGGGCGAATCCATGCCGCCGCCAAGGAACTGACCGGCAATCGCATCGCCACCACGGAAATCGTTCGCGATTCAGGCCTGACCGACAACAACGTGAATGATTTCGAACTGCTGGCACGCGACTACCACGTGGAATAA
- a CDS encoding flagellar hook-basal body protein: MRGMRNTGGVVSLALLASLVGHYAIHRHFERRSQVPLSHANLKQVAEFDAGCTTDEVFEPGPSKPGRSRLQQPSALEDQIRREVVAALSQQDQIVLPQVLQVGDPPSQVPSPADSLPDEIPESAEPTPDAGEASAVRGVIEHELSHATREEREIWFDELKTLPAAVVRDLLQVRKQLRALPKLMGGMPEKLASADLDEIPSRSREIAAEPASTRIRFNAPDQLASSAALEATISQLRHNVTNAATPGFKRLRVTLVDVYSSRMGDSPATGEPAVLQSLGTPIQGEGCRMGPLLVDHTQGTLRKSGRPLDLAISGEGFYVLKSVENTYLTRCGAFTLNRNRQLCLATTGEELLLQPVITVPDGVHEIRVSAEGAISVTKSGDVSRSTVIGTILLGRVASPMRLQPVGSALFAVNDASGPIILDAPGAQGQGEFHQGFLEQANVDLEKEQDEIEELTSILKSFPSQSLRPATASHSHESPNR; encoded by the coding sequence ATGAGAGGCATGCGGAACACTGGGGGCGTGGTTTCGCTGGCGTTACTGGCATCGTTGGTAGGGCACTATGCCATTCACCGCCATTTCGAACGCCGCAGTCAAGTTCCGTTGTCGCATGCCAACTTGAAGCAGGTTGCAGAGTTTGACGCGGGTTGTACGACGGACGAGGTATTCGAACCCGGGCCATCGAAACCTGGTCGCTCGCGTCTTCAACAACCCTCGGCACTGGAAGATCAGATCCGACGTGAAGTGGTCGCTGCGTTGAGTCAACAAGACCAGATCGTGCTTCCCCAAGTGCTTCAAGTGGGTGATCCCCCGTCCCAAGTCCCATCACCTGCCGATTCGTTGCCCGATGAGATTCCCGAAAGTGCCGAGCCCACGCCGGATGCCGGTGAAGCTTCAGCCGTTCGCGGTGTCATCGAACATGAGTTGTCGCATGCCACCCGGGAAGAACGCGAAATCTGGTTCGACGAGCTCAAAACGCTTCCCGCTGCGGTCGTTCGCGATCTGCTTCAGGTCCGAAAACAATTGCGGGCACTGCCGAAACTGATGGGAGGGATGCCCGAAAAGCTGGCCTCGGCCGATTTGGATGAGATTCCGAGTCGAAGTCGTGAGATCGCCGCGGAACCCGCCTCCACCCGGATTCGTTTCAATGCACCAGACCAGTTGGCCTCGTCGGCGGCTCTTGAAGCGACGATTTCGCAGTTGCGGCACAACGTCACAAATGCCGCCACGCCAGGTTTCAAACGCCTGCGTGTCACGCTTGTCGATGTTTATAGTTCCCGAATGGGGGATTCGCCTGCCACCGGCGAGCCTGCGGTATTGCAATCGCTGGGGACCCCGATTCAGGGAGAAGGGTGTCGGATGGGGCCGCTGCTCGTCGATCACACTCAAGGCACACTTCGAAAGTCCGGGCGTCCGCTCGATCTGGCCATCTCTGGTGAGGGATTTTACGTTCTTAAATCGGTGGAGAATACGTACCTGACGCGGTGTGGCGCATTCACTCTGAATCGCAATCGTCAGTTGTGTCTCGCCACGACCGGTGAAGAGCTTCTGCTACAACCTGTGATTACCGTTCCGGACGGAGTCCATGAAATTCGTGTGTCTGCCGAAGGAGCGATTTCGGTCACGAAGTCTGGTGATGTGTCCAGATCGACCGTGATCGGCACAATTTTGCTGGGGCGCGTCGCCAGTCCAATGCGATTGCAGCCGGTGGGAAGTGCGCTGTTCGCCGTGAACGACGCGTCAGGGCCGATCATCCTCGACGCGCCTGGAGCACAGGGGCAGGGCGAGTTTCATCAGGGGTTTCTCGAGCAGGCGAATGTCGATCTCGAAAAAGAGCAGGACGAGATTGAAGAGCTGACGTCAATTTTGAAGTCATTTCCCTCGCAAAGTCTTCGGCCAGCCACGGCCAGTCATTCGCACGAATCCCCCAACCGATAG
- the mscL gene encoding large-conductance mechanosensitive channel protein MscL — MSLFSEFKAFIRRGNVVDLAVGLIMGAAFTKIVNSLVNDVIMPPIGYLIGGKEFTEIKFVLPRTKILDPLAPGGLKELEPATINIGSFLQASFDFLLISICVFAMIKAMNAFKRSEAAAPPATPELSLTDKLLTEIRDELKSR, encoded by the coding sequence ATGAGCCTTTTCAGCGAATTCAAGGCATTTATTCGACGCGGCAACGTTGTCGATCTCGCGGTGGGACTGATTATGGGGGCGGCGTTCACAAAGATCGTGAACTCGCTGGTCAATGACGTCATCATGCCGCCTATTGGCTACTTGATCGGGGGAAAGGAATTCACGGAGATCAAATTCGTGCTTCCCCGCACGAAGATCCTCGATCCCTTAGCGCCAGGCGGTCTAAAAGAGCTGGAACCCGCGACGATCAATATCGGTAGTTTTCTGCAGGCGAGCTTTGATTTTCTGCTTATTTCGATTTGCGTCTTCGCGATGATCAAAGCGATGAATGCCTTCAAGCGATCCGAGGCCGCCGCTCCGCCTGCAACACCGGAGTTGTCGCTGACCGACAAGCTGCTGACGGAAATTCGAGACGAGCTGAAGTCGCGATGA